Proteins from one Agelaius phoeniceus isolate bAgePho1 chromosome 10, bAgePho1.hap1, whole genome shotgun sequence genomic window:
- the AGTR1 gene encoding type-1 angiotensin II receptor, with the protein MIPNYSTEETVKRIHVDCPVSGRHSYIYIMVPTVYSIIFVIGIFGNSLVVIVIYCYMKLKTVASIFLLNLALADLCFLITLPLWAAYTAMEYQWPFGNCLCKLASAGISFNLYASVFLLTCLSIDRYLAIVHPVQSRIRRTVSVARGTCVAIWLLAGVASLPVIIHRNIFFAENLNMTVCGFRYESNNTTLRVGLGLSKNLLGFLVPFLIILTSYTLIWKTLKKAYQIQKNKTRNDDIFKMIVAIVFFFFFSWIPHQVFTFLDVLIQLHVITDCKITDIVDTAMPFTICIAYFNNCLNPFFYVFFGKNFKKYFLQLIKYIPPNVSTHPSLTTKMSSLSYRPPENIRLHTKKTAGPFDTD; encoded by the coding sequence ATGATTCCAAATTACTCTACTGAAGAAACTGTTAAAAGAATCCACGTGGACTGTCCTGTTTCAGGACGGCACAGCTACATCTACATTATGGTTCCAACCGTTTACAGCATCATCTTTGTCATAGGTATATTCGGGAACAGCCTGGTCGTCATTGTCATTTACTGCTACATGAAATTAAAAACCGTAGCCAGCATCTTTCTCCTCAACCTGGCCCTGGCTGACTTGTGTTTTCTAATAACTCTGCCCCTCTGGGCAGCCTACACGGCCATGGAGTACCAGTGGCCTTTTGGCAACTGTCTGTGCAAGCTGGCCTCGGCGGGGATCAGCTTCAACCTGTACGCCAGCGTGTTCCTGCTGACGTGCCTGAGCATCGACCGCTACCTGGCCATCGTGCACCCGGTGCAGTCGCGCATCCGCCGCACGGTGTCCGTGGCCCGCGGCACCTGCGTGGCCATCTGGCTGCTGGCCGGCGTGGCCAGCCTGCCCGTCATCATCCACCGCAACATCTTCTTCGCCGAGAACCTCAACATGACGGTCTGCGGCTTCCGCTACGAGAGCAACAACACCACCCTCCGGGTCGGGTTAGGCCTGTCCAAAAATCTGCTGGGCTTTTTAGTTCCTTTTCTGATCATCTTAACGAGCTACACCTTAATTTGGAAGACGCTGAAGAAGGCATATCAAATTCAAAAAAATAAGACTAGAAATGATGATATCTTCAAGATGATTGTAGCaattgtgtttttctttttcttttcctggattCCTCATCAAGTGTTCACTTTTCTGGATGTGTTGATTCAATTACATGTAATAACAGATTGCAAAATCACCGATATAGTGGATACAGCTATGCCCTTCACCATTTGTATTGCTTACTTTAACAACTGTCTGAATCCctttttttatgtgttttttggaaaaaactttaaaaaatacttcCTTCAGCTAATAAAATACATCCCGCCAAACGTCAGCACACATCCAAGCCTCACAACCAAAATGAGCTCCCTCTCCTATCGGCCACCAGAAAATATCCGCTTGCACACCAAAAAGACTGCTGGGCCTTTCGACACTGATTGA